The following proteins are encoded in a genomic region of Burkholderia cepacia:
- a CDS encoding 4Fe-4S dicluster domain-containing protein, with protein MTQMALVIDLNVCVGCHACVTSCKEWNTSGEAGSLADLRPYDDDPSGTFFNRVQTYEAGVFPMTDTIHFPKSCLHCEDPPCVPVCPTGASYKRKSDGIVLVDYDKCIGCKYCAWACPYGARELDEGRKEMTKCTLCADRIDNEALPERDRKPACVLACPTSARLFGDVHDPESEVSRAIRERGGYTLMPEWDTRPSNHYLPRVKTEASCACGSSGGCGSASDGRNEDESFEARAARGDIDLVSLATPR; from the coding sequence ATGACCCAGATGGCCCTCGTCATCGACCTGAACGTGTGCGTCGGCTGCCATGCCTGCGTGACGAGTTGCAAGGAGTGGAACACGTCGGGCGAAGCCGGCAGCCTCGCCGACCTGCGCCCGTACGACGACGATCCGTCCGGCACGTTCTTCAACCGCGTGCAGACGTACGAAGCCGGCGTGTTCCCGATGACCGACACGATCCACTTCCCGAAGTCGTGCCTGCACTGCGAGGATCCGCCGTGCGTGCCCGTGTGTCCGACCGGCGCGAGCTACAAGCGCAAGTCGGACGGGATCGTGCTGGTCGACTACGACAAGTGCATCGGCTGCAAGTACTGCGCATGGGCGTGCCCGTACGGCGCACGCGAGCTCGACGAAGGCCGCAAGGAGATGACGAAGTGCACGCTGTGCGCGGACCGCATCGACAACGAGGCGCTGCCCGAGCGCGACCGCAAGCCGGCGTGCGTGCTCGCGTGTCCGACCTCGGCGCGGCTGTTCGGCGACGTGCACGATCCCGAGTCGGAGGTGTCGCGCGCGATCCGCGAACGCGGCGGCTATACGTTGATGCCGGAATGGGACACGCGGCCGTCGAATCATTACCTGCCGCGCGTGAAGACCGAAGCGTCGTGCGCGTGTGGCAGTAGCGGCGGATGCGGCAGCGCGTCGGACGGGCGCAATGAAGACGAGTCGTTCGAGGCCCGCGCGGCGCGCGGCGACATCGATCTCGTTTCGCTGGCGACGCCGCGCTGA